In a single window of the bacterium genome:
- a CDS encoding Rdx family protein, producing the protein MRIAIEYCGVUNYRPQAARLAAAIERETGTRVELIEGSGGVFTLSADGAALFEKRRSGRFPTEKEAVGLVRGAAAPSPA; encoded by the coding sequence ATGAGGATCGCGATCGAGTACTGCGGCGTCTGAAACTACCGTCCCCAGGCCGCCAGGCTGGCGGCCGCCATCGAGCGGGAGACCGGCACGCGCGTGGAGCTGATCGAGGGCAGCGGCGGGGTCTTCACACTGTCGGCCGACGGCGCCGCACTCTTCGAGAAGCGGCGGAGCGGACGGTTCCCTACCGAGAAGGAGGCCGTGGGCTTGGTCCGGGGTGCTGCGGCGCCGAGCCCCGCGTGA
- the kaiC gene encoding circadian clock protein KaiC: MPERLTKQKKQIRTARKLSGIGKCPTGISGLDEITGGGLPRGRTTLVCGGAGSGKTLLAMEFIVRGIREYDEPGVFMAFEETAGDLAKNVASLGYDLEELVRRRKLAIDYVYIERSEIEETGEYDLEGLFVRLDAMIREVGAKRVAIDTIEALFSSLPNEAILRAELRRLFRWLKDRHVTAVLTGEQGKETLTRHGLEEYVSDCVIFLDHRVIKQVATRRLRVVKYRGSAHGTNEYPTMIDRHGLSVLPISSVGLDYGASTEHVSSGIEGLDSMLGARGYYRGSSVLVSGTAGTGKSSMAAAFADSTCRRGERCLYLAYEEAPSQVIRNMGSIGFDLGQWVRKGLLRFHGVRSTLYGLEQHLVSMHNQVNDFRPAAVVVDPITNLMAIGDDAEVKSMLTRMIDFLKNQGITALFTSLTQGGGPVEQTEVGVSSLMDTWLLLRNVEMDAERNRLLFILKSRGMAHSNQVREFLLSDQGIRLREVYLGPSAVLAGTARAVQEAKDKAQTAREQQTVARRRRELEGEQAATRAQLEAMRLKSAALAEEMKILRAEEEGRRTAVARDQAELARIRGGDVKKRA, encoded by the coding sequence ATGCCTGAACGACTGACGAAACAGAAGAAGCAGATCCGAACCGCAAGGAAGCTCTCCGGCATCGGGAAGTGCCCGACGGGCATCAGCGGGCTCGACGAGATCACCGGCGGGGGCCTGCCGCGTGGACGGACCACGCTCGTCTGTGGCGGCGCCGGCAGCGGCAAGACACTCCTGGCCATGGAGTTCATCGTCCGGGGCATTCGCGAGTACGACGAGCCGGGCGTGTTCATGGCCTTCGAGGAGACCGCCGGAGACCTGGCCAAGAACGTCGCCTCCCTGGGGTACGATCTCGAGGAGTTGGTCCGCCGCAGGAAGCTCGCCATCGACTACGTGTACATCGAGCGCAGCGAGATCGAAGAGACCGGGGAATACGACCTGGAAGGCCTCTTCGTCCGCCTGGACGCCATGATCCGCGAGGTGGGCGCCAAGCGCGTCGCCATCGATACGATCGAGGCCCTCTTTTCCAGCCTGCCCAACGAAGCGATCCTGCGGGCGGAGCTGCGCCGGCTCTTCCGCTGGCTCAAGGACAGACACGTCACCGCCGTCCTCACCGGCGAGCAGGGCAAAGAGACCCTCACCCGCCACGGCTTGGAGGAGTACGTCAGCGATTGCGTGATCTTCCTGGACCATCGCGTGATCAAGCAGGTCGCGACGCGTCGGCTGCGAGTCGTCAAGTACCGTGGCTCGGCCCACGGGACCAATGAGTACCCGACGATGATCGACCGGCATGGCCTGAGCGTCCTGCCGATCAGCTCGGTCGGCCTGGACTATGGCGCGAGCACCGAGCACGTCTCCAGCGGCATCGAGGGGTTGGATTCGATGCTGGGCGCCCGCGGCTACTACCGCGGCAGCAGCGTCCTGGTCTCCGGCACCGCCGGCACGGGCAAGAGCAGCATGGCCGCCGCCTTTGCCGATTCGACCTGCCGCCGGGGCGAACGGTGTCTCTACCTGGCCTACGAAGAGGCGCCTTCACAGGTCATCCGGAACATGGGCTCGATCGGCTTCGACCTGGGCCAGTGGGTGCGCAAGGGACTGCTGCGCTTTCACGGGGTGCGTTCGACACTCTACGGCCTGGAGCAGCACCTGGTGAGCATGCACAACCAGGTGAACGACTTCCGCCCCGCCGCCGTCGTCGTGGACCCCATCACCAACCTGATGGCCATTGGGGACGATGCGGAAGTCAAGTCCATGCTGACACGGATGATCGACTTCTTGAAGAATCAGGGCATCACGGCCCTGTTCACGAGCCTCACCCAAGGCGGCGGTCCCGTCGAGCAGACCGAAGTGGGCGTTTCATCCCTGATGGACACCTGGCTGCTGCTGCGCAACGTCGAGATGGACGCGGAGCGCAACCGCCTGCTGTTCATCCTCAAGAGCCGCGGCATGGCGCACTCCAACCAGGTCCGCGAGTTTCTCCTGTCCGATCAAGGCATTCGGCTCAGGGAGGTCTATCTCGGTCCCAGCGCCGTGCTGGCCGGCACCGCGAGGGCGGTGCAGGAGGCCAAGGACAAGGCCCAGACCGCCCGTGAGCAGCAGACGGTCGCCCGGCGGCGGCGCGAACTGGAGGGAGAGCAGGCGGCGACCCGGGCCCAGTTGGAGGCGATGCGGCTCAAGAGCGCCGCCCTGGCGGAAGAGATGAAGATACTCAGGGCCGAGGAAGAGGGTCGCCGTACCGCCGTGGCGCGCGACCAGGCGGAACTGGCCCGTATCCGGGGCGGGGACGTGAAGAAACGAGCCTGA
- a CDS encoding circadian clock KaiB family protein — protein MPAKERKRKAARRSARESQPTDRSAAPEPVEVWNLRLYIAGQTPRAVAALENLQRICDVHLAGLYTIEVVDLLKNPQLARGDQILAVPTLVRKLPEPVRKIIGDLSNEDRVLVGLDLRPR, from the coding sequence ATGCCAGCGAAGGAACGCAAAAGGAAAGCCGCGCGCCGCAGTGCGCGCGAGTCGCAGCCCACCGATCGGTCGGCGGCGCCCGAACCGGTGGAGGTGTGGAATCTGCGGCTGTATATCGCCGGCCAGACGCCGCGGGCGGTCGCGGCCCTGGAGAATCTCCAGAGGATCTGCGACGTGCATCTGGCCGGACTGTACACCATCGAAGTCGTCGATCTGCTGAAGAACCCGCAACTGGCCAGAGGCGACCAGATCCTGGCGGTGCCGACGCTGGTCCGCAAGCTGCCGGAGCCGGTGCGGAAGATCATCGGGGATCTCTCGAACGAGGACCGCGTCCTCGTCGGCCTGGACCTCCGGCCGCGATGA
- a CDS encoding circadian clock KaiB family protein has protein sequence MSKKRTETVEEVIASAKGKSKRQKYVLRLYVAGITPRSREAIRAVTAICEEHLQGRYDLEVIDIYQQPTLAKGEQIIAAPTLIKKLPEPLRRFIGTMADKEKLLVGLDLKPKDRC, from the coding sequence ATGAGCAAGAAGCGAACTGAGACCGTGGAAGAGGTCATCGCGTCCGCGAAGGGGAAGTCCAAGCGCCAGAAGTACGTGCTGCGGTTGTACGTGGCCGGGATCACGCCGCGGTCGCGCGAGGCCATCCGCGCCGTGACCGCCATCTGCGAGGAGCATTTGCAGGGCCGGTACGATCTCGAAGTGATCGATATCTACCAGCAGCCGACGCTGGCCAAGGGCGAGCAGATCATCGCGGCGCCGACGCTGATCAAGAAGCTGCCCGAGCCCCTGCGCAGGTTCATCGGCACCATGGCCGACAAGGAGAAGCTCCTGGTGGGCCTGGACCTGAAGCCGAAAGACCGGTGTTGA